The Chiloscyllium plagiosum isolate BGI_BamShark_2017 chromosome 6, ASM401019v2, whole genome shotgun sequence sequence aaATCTTGTGACACACAGACAAAAGTGCTATCAATTGAGGCAGGGCTGGTCCAGTCACAAATGCAggactatataaaaaaaaattgattatgTTTAGTTGTGTGCTGTAATTTTACTATTCAAGTTTTCTAAATTTACACATTCTTTTCTCATATGATCATGCATTCACCAGTGTCAAACTATGTTGATGAGTCCTgaagaaattacattttttttcctccaatttaCGCATTTAGTTTGGGAATTTTAGGAGGTGGAGGAAGTGCTAACATTTTCACATAAATTGCATAGTGCTTGGAACTCAGATAGACTCCGAAGAGAGCTTGAAGGATTAATATGAAGCTTAATTTCCTCATAACTGGCTGACAAATAGTAATCCAGAATCGTATTGTATTTCCTCTTTGTGGCAATGGAGCTGTATTATACCTGGACCAAAGAGAGTAAAATGTAGTTAGAAAATAAATACTATCTTGAATACTTGTACTAAGTGGTAACGGTAAAGTTGCCAAAATCCTACTGGATCATAGGTTTGCTCTCCCATTAGAAAGAGAGAACTGGTGACCATTTCACCTGATGatcatcatgcctcaggcaagggtaGAGGTGGAAaaagagagttcttcatggtaccctcagctggtgcaggaatcaaacccatgctgttggcatcacccaGCATTGCAATACAGTGGTCTGGTCATCTGAGCTGTAGTGATGGGGAAGTGACAGCAGAGATATGTAAAGAACAGGTAAAGGATGTTACTGGCAGTTTTCATAATTAAGCAACAGAATGAAACTATTAAtaaaggacagtgaagaaggttatctcagagtacaacaggacattgctcagatgggccgatggactagggaatggcagatggagtttaatttagttaaatgtgaggtgttgcattttgataaagcaaatcagggcaggacttacacatttaatggtagggttatggggagtgttgctgaatgaagagacattggggtgcagtttcatagctccttgaaggtggagatgcaggtagacaggatagtgaaagtgGCATTTGGTACATGTGCCTTCATTGGATAGTGCATTAaacataggagttgggaaatcatgttgcagttgtataggacattggttaagccacttttggaatagtgtgttcagttctggtctccctgctataggaaagatgtagttaAAGttgagaaaaggtttacaaggatattatagggttggagggtttgaggttcaAGGAAGAGGCAGAATATgctagggcttttttccctggagcatcagaggctgaggggtgaccttatggaggtttataaaatcagagataaaattaatagttaggggagtccaaaagtagaaggcaaagatttaaaagggatacaaagagcatctttttcatgcagagggtggtgcatgtacagaacgaggatgccaccagaggaagtggtgaaggattgtacaaacacaacatttaaaaggcacctggatgggtataggtagggtttagaccataagatataggagtagaagtaagaccattcggtcctcgagtccactccaccattcaatcatggctgatgggcatctCAATGCCActgacccacactctccccgtatcccttaattccttgtgaaattaagaatttatcattttctaccttgaagacatttaacgtcccagcctccactgcactccgtggcaatgaattccacaggcccaccactgggacatcatgttgcagctgtacaggacattggttaagctacttttggaatattgtgttcagttctggtctccctgctataggaaagatgtagttaaagttgaaagggttcagaaaaggtttacaaggatattatagggttggagggtttgaggttcaaggaagaggctgaatagctagggcttttttccctggagcatcagaggctgaggggtgaccttatggaggtttataaaatcatgaggggcagagataaaaTTAATAGttagggtcttttccccaggttaggggagtccaaaagtagaaggcaaagatttaaaagggatacaaagagcaactttttcatgcagagggtggtgcatgtacagaacgaggaagctgccagaggaagtggtgaaggattgtacaaacacaacatttaaaaggcacctggatgggtataggaagggtttagaccataagatataggagtagaagaaagaccattcggccctcgagtccactccaccattcaatcatggctgatgggcatctCAATGCCActgacccacactctccccgtatcccttaattccttgtgaaattaagaatttatcattctctgccttgaagacatttaacgtcccagcctccacggcgctccgtggcaatgaattccacaggcccaccactctgactgaagaaatgtctcctcatttccgttttaaattgaccctctctaatcTGAAGGCCGGGCCCACAGGTCCTCGTATCCCTACCTGAGGGAAACAAATTTCCAGCGTTCACccttgcattatcttgtaagtttctattacatctcctctcaaccttctaatgaatacaatcccaggatcctcagccgttcattatATTTTAgacctatcattccagggataatccgtgtgaatctctgctggacacgctccagtgccagtatatcattCCCCAGGTGTGGGGCCttaaactggacacagtattctaactgggccctaaccagagctttataaagtctcagtaacatATCGCTGTTTTTACATTCCAgccttcttgagataaatgacaacattatatttgctttcttaaccacaaaagtcaacttttagagaatcctggactagcactcccagatccctttgtactttggctttatgaactttctcactgtttagaaaatactccatgcctgtattcttttttccaaattgcaagacctcacatttgctcaggttgaatttcatcagtgatttcttggaccactctcctaaactgtctaaatctttctgcaggctccccacctcctcagaactacctgcctgtccgcctagcTTCGTATCATTgtcgaacttcgccagaatgcccccagtcccttcatccagatcattaatatttaaaatgaacagctgcggccccaacactgaaccctacgggaccccacttgtcactagctgccattctgaacaagaacctcttatcccaactctctgccttctgtcagacagccaatcctcaatccaagccagtaactcacctcgaacaccatgggccatcaccttactcagcagcctcccgtgaggcaccttaacaaagaccttttggaagtctagatggAATACATCCACTGTTGCCTCTTCAAAGTCTAACacgtttgtcaggcacaacctccccttactaaatccatgctgacttgttctaatcctaCCCAGCACttgcaagaatttagaaatctcatccttaactatgagattttacctacaaccgaggttaggctaataattttccatcttttgtcatgatcttttcttgaacaagggggttacaacagtgattttacAATCATCTGGGTCTTCCCCTGACTCCAGTGAGATTTGAAAGTTTACAACCAACGCCtccttcagccacctccctcagaactctagaatGTAGCCCATCCAGGCCacaagatttatcaatttttagactttagcttttctagcactttctcttttgtaatggctaccatactcaactctgccctttgacactccttaattgttgggacattactcatgtcttccactgtgaagactgacataaagtatttattaagttcttcatttatttccttatctcccatcactagccttcctgcattaatttggagcagcccaatttctacttttgcctctcgtttgtttcttatgtattgaaagaaacttttactaccATTTCTAATAATACTGGCTcacttaccttcatatttgatcctctccttttctatttctctttttgttatcctctgtttgttttttgcagtcttcccaatcttctgatttccccgTGCTGTTGGCCACTTAagaggctctctctttttctatgatacatttcctgatgtcctttgtcagccatggcggCCAAAGCCCCCCCTCCACCAgaatctcctgccattgttgctctactgtcttccccactaggctctgttTCCGgttgattttcgtcagttcctctcatgCCCCagtaattatctttatttaactgtaacaccattacatccaattttgccttctctctttcaaattgcagactgaactctgtcatattatgatcgctgcctcctaagtgttcccttaacTTTAAAATTTTTCACAAAGTCTGGTTCAtcacatagcactaagtccagaatagcctgttcccttgtgggctccatgacaagctgttccaaaaagccatcctgtaagcattccatgaatttcctttctttggatccactggcaacattattcacccagtccatttgcatattgaagtcccccattatcaccctgaccttggagggatatgggtcaaatgctggcaaatgggactagagtaagttaggaaatctggttggcatggatgagttggaactgAAGCAATTCTATGATTACATTAATTTGGATTTTTATTAAAATCTCTTTGTCTTGCAAatgcggtatggtggctcagtggttagcactgcttcctcacagcaccagggactgggtttgatttcaTCTTCGGGCAACTGACTATGtgtagtttgtacattctccctgtgcctgtgtgggttacctctgggtgctccggtttcctctcacaatccagagatgtgcaggttaggtagattagctgtGCTGTAtaggccatagtgtccagggatgtacaagctaggtggattagctatgggaaatgcagggttacagggatagggcagaaAGGTGGGTCTGGgtcaactcaatgggctgaatagcctgaccacatttctgattctatgactccatgtctcCACAAATTTTGCCATCCTGAATACCAGGAAAGGGTGACCACTTGCCTTTAAGGTCCTCTGATGTGACAGCACACGTTGAGGGAGCCGGTCACCCTTACATTCCATTAGTTTTCCCATATTTTCCCCTCTTGTAATAATATTTGCTTTATGATGATAACTTCTTATCACAAAATCAACAAATATATCATGCACAATGAAGTAAATAAATATTATCCGATTGCCATTATGGAGACACGACTTCAGGATGACAAAGAATGGGTCCTGAATATTGAGAAGTACAGGATATTAATAACAAAGGCAGATAGGTAACGGTGGAGGGATAGTACTATTAATCAAAGATTGCATTTGTGCTAATAGTTAGATATGACTTTGGTTCAAGAGATCAGGATGTAGAATTGGTTTAGGGTGGAGATGAGAAATAGCTAGGGAAAAGAACTAACTAGTAGGAATGATTTACAACTCCCCGTCACAAAATATGGGAGTAAGTATGCAAGaagatgccacatcaaaggttactgtTGAAAATAGAAGTTTATGGCGTATGGGGCAATATAATAGTATTACAAGAAAACTGATTGGTCGGCAGAAAAGAAAGGCAGGATGTGACTGCGAAGTCCTGCAGGGATGTCTGCTGGGGACTCAATGTTTTACAacttacatcaatgacttagatgagaggAGCAAAGGTAAGGTAACTAAATTCACAGACATCACTAAGATTTATAGGGAAGTGTACTGTGAAGACaacattggaaaatgcagatgCAATACATaggttgagtgagtaggcaaaaatctggcaaatgaaGTGCAATCTGTGCAAACGTGAAGTTGTTCTCTTTGGCATGATGGTTAAGAAAATGGTATTTAAACCAGAGAACGTCTTCAGAGTTCTGAGAAGCACAGGGATAACACATACTCGAGAGAGTTAATgggatgttttcttttattatgaGAGGTTTTGAATATAAGAGTAAGAGTACaaagtgctgtagaaactcagcaggtctagcagcagctctgaaaagagaaacaaaattaatgcttTCAGTCCAATATGTCTCTCCTGTGGAATGAATGGGCTGGAAAATGATATTGTTTATGCTGTTGACACAGAGATATTGGAGTGAATAGAACAAATGGTGAGGGTCCCCAGatcaaaaggcaaagggagtgcAAATGACACTGAAGAAGATAGGAGGATGAAAAATCAGTGTGAATGACAGGTCTGACCAGCAGTAAATAGGTCAGATCTGCTAACAGCAAACTGATATCATCAACATGGGACGTGGGTATACATGcataatcaaaatggaggacagtgttCATACTTGGAAACTGTTGAATTTAGTATATTTAGTTCTGAAGGCTGTTAAGTGCTTAAATGGGAAAATGAATGATCTTCCTGCACTGTATGTTAAGCTTTGCTGGATCAATGCAGCAAGCATGGTTGAAAACGTCAGCTTAAGAGGAAGATTGTGTTtggaaatggcaagcaactggaaagtCAGGAACAATTCTACAAATGCAGTGAAAATCAAATGGGatttaattttctgattcatcCATAAACAACAAAGTTGTGCCAACCTGATGCCAAATTAATTCCTTCTTCCTGCtgttggtccatttccctccattccttgcatgttcATGTGCTTGTCTAAAAGTCCCTCAAACACCCCTATaggacctgcctccaccaccgccccTGGCAGTGCACTCAAGATTCCTACCACACTCTGTATAAAAAATTGTCtcttacatctcctttgaacttttctccctctcatcttaaatgcatgtccccgggttttagatatttcaactctgggaaaaagattctgactgtcaaccctaaaTATACATCTCAATTTTATAGACTATGAAGTCTTCGCTTAGCTTACACTCCTCCAGAGGGAAAAAAACCAAGTTTTcctagcttctccttatagcttatacattctaatccaggcagcatcctggtaaacctcttctgcaccctctccaaagcttccacatccttcctgtaatgtggcgaccagaattgaaagcaatacaCTAAGTATGGCCTAACCTTAAAAAGCTGCAATATTATATCCTAACTCTTGTAGTCAACTCGCCTACCAATAAAGGCGagcataccacatgccttctttgCCTTCCCATTTACTTGCatggccattttcagggagctatggacttgaaccccaagatccttctgtacttcaatgctgttCACGGTCCTGTCATtcactgtatacttttccttaacatttgatttcGCAAAgcgcagcacctcacacttacccgaATTAAACTCCTCCTGCCATTTGtccgcccatatctgcaacaTAACTATATggcgctgtatcctttgacaacgtTCTACACTATCCATAATTCCACTgatttttatcatctgcaaatttactaatccacccatctacattttcatccaagtcatttatacatatCACATACAGTAAAGATCCCAGTATGGATCTCTGTGgagcaccactagtcacagacctccataCAATGAAATATGCTTTGAGTATGTATTTTGCTGcagaacattttacaattttCTCCACATTTATAGAAGATTGATGTAAAATGCAACCTTTCTCCCCATCAAATTGCAAATACACTAAAACATTTTTAAGATGCTAGGAGTCACTATAGTATGAAAACAATTCTTTGTAGCAAGAGAGTACAACCATATATCATCCTCACCGTgatgcaaggccagcatttattggtaaGGCCAGGAGAACAGGATACAAGGTTCCTCCAACAGAAGCCACTAATCCTCCTCTAACTAGGGCACACGTGGGACAATTGAGATCacctaaacaaaacaaaatcaatttttcacgataaaaattttgttttaaattttaagaaCAATGTCAGCTTCATTTTTAATTAGCTGTCCAGTTGATTGAGATGACATATAAACATCTTTGAAACCTATTTTAACCTCGTTGctagtttcctccctcagtcaagGGGCAAGATTGAGAGGGTGGGTAACCTCAGTCAGTACGGGAATTGAACCTTGACTGTTGGCGTCACTCTGTGTCACAAACCAATTGtgaagccaactgagctaactaataTTACACTgctataaaatatcttcaatacTAAAAATCAGAATGTATTATTATTTTGGATCTAGGTAGGATAAACAACATGCTTGTATTATTCATAACAAATCCCTTACCAACCTGAAAGCAAAGGCTTTGACACAACAGCATTATATCCTGCTATTGTAGTCAGGAATGGAAGAATTCCCATTGGCAAACTGGAAGCAAAACGAGCCTGAGCAATATTGAGTACTCTTCGAAAGAAACTGTTGGCAATTAAACCAGCAAAGGCTGAATTTATCCCAAGGTAGATGGGTCCATATGCAAAAAGCTTTCTGTGGGAGGAGGAGAAGAAATTTAGTTTTCATTACAAATCTCAACTGCAAACATGAGTTATTGTAGAGAAAACCTTTCATTAACTGTTACTTCACATTCAGTGCTCAGGTAACAGCTGATATGCGTGGAGCTACCTCCATCATGTATGTACAAATAGTTTGAAATATAAATGTGGAGAGGAAAAATTGATTTAAGGGTGACCAGAGTGACATTAacaagacaaagttaaaaatcacacaccaccaggttatagtccaacaggtttaattggaagcacactagctttcggagcgacgctccttcatcaggtgattttcaCTGCTCAACAAGTCCAAGTGGAATAATAGGAACAGCAACACTATTCTaaattgccttcatcaatctgacCAAGGGTTTTGTCTCAGTCaatttacctgatgaaggagcgtcgctccgaaagctagtgtgcttccaattaaacctgttggactataacctggtggtgtgtgatttttaactttgtacaccccagtccacaccggcatctccaaatcattaacaagACACTGAGTGACATGGATTGACTGAGTGACATGGATTAACTGTATCCTAATCAGTACTGATTCTACTGCCACGCATCTATCGAGCAACTCCCAGATTAAGTTAAATCTAAGGTATTCTTACCTGCATGCATTAGGAAACCCCTATCTTGATTCCAAATTAGTACCTTAATCAAGTGAAACTTTGTGGTTACTACATTTTCACATTCCTATATAAGTCTCTTTAACTATCCTTCAGAATATCATTGTTTGTTTTCAAGGTATCA is a genomic window containing:
- the tmem126a gene encoding transmembrane protein 126A isoform X1, with amino-acid sequence MLIEVSRMEDNTVFTQDPQPGMPNPNIMEMLLERFQQLPELDRKLFAYGPIYLGINSAFAGLIANSFFRRVLNIAQARFASSLPMGILPFLTTIAGYNAVVSKPLLSGDLNCPTCALVRGGLVASVGGTLYPVLLALPINAGLASRYNTAPLPQRGNTIRFWITICQPVMRKLSFILILQALFGVYLSSKHYAIYVKMLALPPPPKIPKLNA
- the tmem126a gene encoding transmembrane protein 126A isoform X2, whose product is MEDNTVFTQDPQPGMPNPNIMEMLLERFQQLPELDRKLFAYGPIYLGINSAFAGLIANSFFRRVLNIAQARFASSLPMGILPFLTTIAGYNAVVSKPLLSGDLNCPTCALVRGGLVASVGGTLYPVLLALPINAGLASRYNTAPLPQRGNTIRFWITICQPVMRKLSFILILQALFGVYLSSKHYAIYVKMLALPPPPKIPKLNA